The region GATCGCGCGGCGGGCGGAAGTACGCCATCGGCGAGTACCCGAGGAAATTCGAGACCCGGGCGGTGTAAACGCAGGCGTAGCGCTCGACCTGCTCGCCGAAGCGGCTCTTCTCCCGGTCTTCCTTGAAGAGCGGTCCCCAGTACGGGTTGAAGCTCCTATCAAGCGCCTCTTCCAGGGCGTCGAGAGCCTCGGCGTCCTGGCGGTAGGCGCGGCGCAGCACCTCGAGGTAGTCGGTCACCTCCCGCCGCGCCGTGGCGATCGGCACGCCCAACCTCTCGGCGCCGTCTTCCTCGGGCAGGCGGGAGAGCGCCTTGATCGCGAGTTGCGCCAGGTCGATGCGGGCGTCCAGCGCGCGCAGGCCCTGCTCGAGGTGATCGCGCAGGGCGATCTGGTCGGCGCAGCGGCGAGCGGTCGCGACCTCGTCCTCGATATCGCGGACGATCAGGGCGGTGCGCCACACGCTCGACTTCTTGGCGCGCAGGATGTCGCCGTAGATGTGGTCGCCGATGTAGAGCACCCGGTCGCCGCCCGCGCCAGAAAGCCGCTCGAAATCGGCGTGGTTGCCCCCCTGGTAGATCCGCCCGCGGCGGAACGGCCCGTCCACCGGACCCACGGGTTCGCCGGTGCGCTCGTCGATTTCGAGGAAGGGCCGCCGGTCGGTGAAGAACGCCGGCTTCTCGGCCCCCACGACCACGATGTCGAAGTACTGCCGCCAGGAGGGGTAGCGCGCGAGCTTGCCATCCAGGGTGTGCTTCATGACCGCGTCGGTGTTGGGCCACAGCGAATTCGTGCACAGGAAGAGGCGCTTGCCCGCCGACCGGAAGCGATGGAGCATGGCCGGCAGGTCGGGATCTTCCTCGAGGTACGCAGGGAAATCCGCGCAAATGATCGACTTGAGCGATCCGTCGCGGTGCGCCTCGTCGATCGAGTCGCGCACGTCCTGCCAGAGCCTGGGGGCGTCGAGTTGCCCACTGTCCTCGAAGAAGTCCACCAGGCGCAGGAAGATGGCCACCTCGCAGAGTGCGAAGAGCGAGTCCACGCAGGCGTAGCGGTCGGCCGACAGCTTGATGCGCTCCACCCGGTAGTGGGCCGCGCGCTCCTCCTTGGGAATGGCGCGGGACCCGTGATACACGCGGCCGACGTGGCCGTGCGCGTCCATCTTGAACACGTTGCCCAGCGGCAGGTCGATCACCAGGCCGCGAATCGAGCGCTCCAGCGGATAGGCGAATTCGGCGATTCGCGGCGGATAGCCCCGGGCGATCAGCCGCTCGATCGTCAGGCGCACCGAGAGTTCGTTGAGCATGCTCTGCCGGTAGGTGGCGAGCGTGTAGTCCATGTCGAACCCGACGAGGTCGATGGTCTGCAGCCGCAGGTTCCGGTTGACGAACACGCGGCGTTCCGGGGGCAGGTCCTGCTCGGTGGTCTGGCTCTGCCCGAGGGTCCGGAGCACCAGGGCGGGAGCCGATAAGGAGTCGCTGTTGGGCATGTGCGGTGCCCTTCCAGCGTAACCCGTCGGCGCCCCGAAGGCTAGCGGTAAGGACGCCGGGCGCGTTCGGCCTGCATTTCGAGGATGAAGCGGCGCGCCCTGTCGGCCTGGTCGGCCGAGCGCCTCGCTTCTTCCTCGTAGCCGGCGGCGACTCCCTCGGCGCCGGAGAAGCGAATGTCGCGTGCCAGGCGCCCGGCGAAAGAGGCACGCTCCTGGAGGGCCCGGACCGCGGCCCACAGGTCTCGCTCGACGTTCTCGCCCTGCTGATCGAGCATGAGCTCCGGTGACAGGGAATGTCCGACCCGGCAGCGAAAATGCCGCAGCGCACCGCCGACCCCGATTTCCCAGAGGCCGCCGCCGCACTCCGGGCAGGACAGCACGGCCCGTTCGCCCATGTCATCCAGCGATTCGTGCACCGTCTCTCCTCCTTCCAGGCGCACCTCCGCGGCCAGCGCGGGATCCGGCGGCACGGCCGGGGGAGCGCGGGAGGTCACCAGGTCGAGCAGGGCGGCGCCCATCCCGGACAGGGGGAGAATCCGATCCACGCGCACCGACCGGATCGCATTCTCGGGCAGGTCGGGGGCCTCGGCCTCGGCCGGTTCTTGCACGACGACCGCGCCTCCGGCTTCCTTGATGGCCGCCAGGCCCGCGACACCGTCATCGCGGTATCCGGTCAGCAGGACGCCGATGGCGCGCCCGGAGTAGTTCACGGCGGCCGACCGGAACAGGGGATCGATGGCCGGACGGTGCAGGTTGACGCGCGGGCCGCTCACCACCCTGACCGTGCCGTCGGCCAGGACGGTATGGCGATCCGGCGGGGCCACGCGCACGGTAGCCGGCCGCACCGGGCTTTCGTCGACCGCCCAGGCCACCGGGAGCGCCGAGGATTTCGCGAACACGTCGGCGAGGCCCCGCTGGGTCGGCGCGGTGTGCATGACGATCAGCACGGCCGCGGGAAAGTCCCTGGGAAGCTGAGCGAGCAGGGTCGAGATGGCGTCCACGCCTCCGGCCGAGGCCCCCACGCAGACCAGGTCGCGCTTCTCGTCGGTCACGCCCGGACTCTACGCGCCCGGGTCGCCTTCGGGAAGACTCGCCCCCTGGCTGGCAGCGAACGGCAGCGTGAACCAGAACGTCGTGCCGACGCCGACCTGGCTCTTGACGCCGATCTTGCCGCCGTGAGCGTCCACGATGGCCCGCGCGATGGCCAGGCCCAGGCCCGCGCCGCCGTGCTCCCTCGTGAGGCTGCGATCGACCTGATAGAACTTCTGGAAGAGCCGGGTCTGATGCTAGGCGGGAATCCCGATGCCCGTATCCTTGATGTCGACCCGCACGTGGCGCTCGAGCACCCTCACCCGCACCAGGATGCGCCCCCCCCGCCGGCGTGAACTTGATGGCGTTGCCCACCAGGTTGAGGAGCACCTGTTCGATGCGCGCGCCGTCCACGACGAGGCGCACTGGCGCGTCCGGCAGCGCCCGGTGCAGCCTGACGCCCGAATGGCCGGCCTGGGGCGCCAGGCTCGACAACACCCCGGCCACGATCCGGCGCAGGTCGGTATCGACCCGGGAAATCTTGAACGTGCCGGCCTCGAGGCGGGCAAAATCGAGCATGTCGTCGACGATGCGGCGCAAGCGTTCGGCGCCCGCCTGGATCTCGTGCACGAACGCCGCTTGCTGCGCCGTGAGGGGGCCTCCCAGCTCGTCTTCGAGGAACTCCGCGTAGCCCTTGATCGAGGTCAGCGGCGTCCGCAACTCGTGGGAGGCGGCATTGAGGAAGTCGATCTTGAGCTGCTCGAGCTCCTGCAGGCGCTCGACCTGCATGTCAAGCAGATCGCGGGCCCGCGAGAGTTCGTCGCGCTGCGCGCGCAAGGTGGCCAGCGCGCCCTCGAGGTCCCGGTTGGCATCGCGCAGCCGCGCCTCGGCCGTCGTGCGCCGCTTGACCTCGGCCTCCTGCGCCCGCGCCTGCGCCACGACCAGCAAGGTGGCCGACAGCGGCACGACCATCTGCGGCAGGGCGGCGAACAGATTCCCCGAGACTTGCTGGCGCTCGCGGAAGGCGAAAGCGGCGACCCCCATGATGCGCCCGTGGAAAGCCAGCGGAACGGCGACCAGATCCTCGATGCCCCGGGCCCGCAGCCAAGCCGCCAACCCCACTTTGTCGCGGCCGCGATCCGCGGCGCGGGCGATCTTGACCAGTACCTCCTGGAAGACCCCCCGCACGAACTTCATGCCGGCCGGCATCTCCAGCACTCCCCGCAGATCGGCGCTCGCCGGCCCGTGATGCGCCCGCACCTGGAAGCTGCCGCCGAGTTCGTCCCAGCCCAGTATCAGGGCGCCCGGGGCGTCGAGCACCATGCAGATCGCGCCCAGCGACGCGGCCAGGAGGCCGGGCGGCAGGCCGTCGCCCCCGGCCGACGCCTGGTCGGCCGGGGGCACGATGGTCGAGAGCACGGGCTTCTGGCCCAGGATCTTATGCGCCTGCGCCTGGCTGCGCTCCTGGGCGTCGTCCAGGGCCGCCCGGCCCAGCATCTCGGCGAACTCCCCGACCGAGGCCGCGAACTGCGCGAATGCGGCGGAGGATCGCGGCGCGTCGTACAGGAACACGACGACCCCGGTCACGGTGGGCCCCACGCGCAGCGGCAGCAGGTGCAACGACCGGTAGGCGGTGCGCAGGGCCACGCGCTTGAGGAGCATCGGCCCGCCGGCGCGCCCGCTGTCCTCGATGCCGCCCCCCGCGGGATGGTTCTCGAGAAACCCGAACAGATCGGCGGCATCCGCGCTGTCCAGCGTCGCTCCGGCGAGGTCGTAGCCGGAATGAGCCTCGGGAGCGGCTAAACAGGCGAGGTAGGGCAGGACCGCGCCGTTGGCCCGCACGTACAGGCGGCATTCTCGGGCCTCGGCCAGCTGGCAGACCAGGCGCGTCGCGTACTGCAAGGCGTCGCGCGGGCGGTCGCCGAATTCCCGCGACAAGTTCCCCAGACGGGACTCGATCGTGTCGCGATAAATGGCCGCGCCAAGGCGGCTAGCGGTAGCCTTCGGCACTATTCCTGGATGCTCGGGAAACTCAGGAAGGACTCAGGGCAAGTTTACATCCCGTTACGAAGAAATTCTAGGTGGGCGGAGAGTCGGGCAAGGCGATGCCGACCTCCCAGCTTGCCCAGCCCGGGATCGGAAAGAGCCGCGAGACGTTCGACCACACCACGCGCCGCATCGCGCCGTCCTTGCAGGTGATCTCGCGCACCCAGCCGCGATAATCTTCCGCCGAGCGCTCCTCGAATGGCGCCGGTC is a window of Candidatus Tanganyikabacteria bacterium DNA encoding:
- a CDS encoding HAD-IG family 5'-nucleotidase gives rise to the protein MPNSDSLSAPALVLRTLGQSQTTEQDLPPERRVFVNRNLRLQTIDLVGFDMDYTLATYRQSMLNELSVRLTIERLIARGYPPRIAEFAYPLERSIRGLVIDLPLGNVFKMDAHGHVGRVYHGSRAIPKEERAAHYRVERIKLSADRYACVDSLFALCEVAIFLRLVDFFEDSGQLDAPRLWQDVRDSIDEAHRDGSLKSIICADFPAYLEEDPDLPAMLHRFRSAGKRLFLCTNSLWPNTDAVMKHTLDGKLARYPSWRQYFDIVVVGAEKPAFFTDRRPFLEIDERTGEPVGPVDGPFRRGRIYQGGNHADFERLSGAGGDRVLYIGDHIYGDILRAKKSSVWRTALIVRDIEDEVATARRCADQIALRDHLEQGLRALDARIDLAQLAIKALSRLPEEDGAERLGVPIATARREVTDYLEVLRRAYRQDAEALDALEEALDRSFNPYWGPLFKEDREKSRFGEQVERYACVYTARVSNFLGYSPMAYFRPPRDLMPHELPD
- a CDS encoding chemotaxis protein CheB, which codes for MDAISTLLAQLPRDFPAAVLIVMHTAPTQRGLADVFAKSSALPVAWAVDESPVRPATVRVAPPDRHTVLADGTVRVVSGPRVNLHRPAIDPLFRSAAVNYSGRAIGVLLTGYRDDGVAGLAAIKEAGGAVVVQEPAEAEAPDLPENAIRSVRVDRILPLSGMGAALLDLVTSRAPPAVPPDPALAAEVRLEGGETVHESLDDMGERAVLSCPECGGGLWEIGVGGALRHFRCRVGHSLSPELMLDQQGENVERDLWAAVRALQERASFAGRLARDIRFSGAEGVAAGYEEEARRSADQADRARRFILEMQAERARRPYR